The genomic region AATGAAGCTAAATTTAAAGAGGAAGCGGGAGTTCATACAGGTGCCACTACTAACACATAAGGAATGGAAGGAGGAGCATGATGACAAGGAAATCAAGAAattgaagaacaacagagctgtTCTGAATGTAGGAGAGCATCAGTTAGCAATGCATGATTCTGAACTCTTTAAGGGAGGACAAATGGCTGAGGAGGCGGGCCTTAACATGCCCCAACCTCAGCCATGAGTATAATTAGATGGAATTGTCGGGGAATAGCAGCTGCCCCGACAGTCTCTGAATTATATAACCTATGTAAAAAAGTAAAGTCGCttatagtgtttttaatggaaaTTAGGGCCAGTAAAGAAAAAATGAATAGGATAAGAAGGAAGTTGTATTTTGACAATATGTTTTGTGTAGAACCCCGGAGCTTGTCCGGCGGTCTATGTCTGCTTTGGATATCTAATATTAGTATTAATATTTACGAGTGGTGTGACAATTATATTAAAGCCAATATTAACTTCAATAATGATTTGAAATGGCAGGGTATTTTTGTGTACGGGAATCCAGTTTTTCATAAGCGGAGGAAGTTATGGTAAGAGCTAATGGTAAGTAACATGAAAAAGGAGGAACCCCAAGCTTACATGGGTGACTTCAATGATATTTTAAGTCAAGATGAGAAGGTAGGTGTCCATCCTCAACCAAAAAACTGTTTAGAAACTTTTAGAAAATTTGTTGATGATAATGGCTTAATGGATGTTGACCTTCAAGAAAGTAGATACACTTGGTTTAGTAATTCTAGAAATAATTTTGTtactaaggaaagactagataGGGTGTTAGTGAATTGGAAATGGCTGCAGATGTACCAGAATGTTATTCTTAAGGCTGCTCCAGCTATAAGTTCGGACCATTGTGCACTTATTTTAGAAACTCAGCCGCGAGGACAGATAAAAAAAGAGTTCAACTTTGAGGCTTTTTGGGCAGATCATGAGGAATGCAAAGAGGTGATCAGGAATAGTTGGCAACAGGATGAGCGAAACAGGAATTGCTGGAATCAATTCATAAGGAAAAGAAACAGATGCAAAAGGGAGCTAATAGAATGGAGTAGACAAAAATTTAACAGAGCAGACAAAGAAATagaaagaatgaaaatagagttACATAATATCCAAGAAGCTGATTTGATGGAAAGAGACCAAGGAAGAGAGAAAGAATTGAAGATCCAAATATTAGAACTTTGGAAACAAGAGGAAAAATATTGGGGTCTCAGATCAAGGCTAAAATGGCTAAAGTGGGGTGATAAGAACACAACATTTTTTCATGCATCGACCATCCAAAGAAGAATCAGGAACATAATAGATAGAGTGAAAGATGGAACGGGTCGGTGGATACAAGGGGAAGCAAACATAATAAGGCTAGTAGAAAGGCATTATACCGAATTGTTTGCTTCGGAAGGGGAGAGAAACATGGAAGAGTGTGTAAAAGACATTTCAAGGAGAGTCACTAGAGAGATGAATGAGGAGCTCATGGCTAACATTAATGAGGAGGAAATAAAGGAGGTTGCGTTTAGTATGGGGGGTTAAAGGCTCCAGGGCCAGATGGTTTAAACGGGTTATTCTTTCAACAACACTGGGATATTTTGAGCAAAGATATTTGTGCACTAGTGAAGCAAATTTTTGAAGACGGTGTTATTGAcgaattggatttttgacggtttagaatttcactaatgaaatctcgttgtaaagtatagtttctaaaccaatcactaatcctttcatacaaaagattgtttgtcacaagtaacaaacccctaaaatttataaaccgaagtatttaaacctcgggtcgttctccctaggacttacaatgaagtgtcttgttattttGCATTATTAAAAGAAAACCAAGGAACAACAATATATCCAAAACAAAATGAAGAATTACAATTATCAAAGTACACAtctagaaagaggaagaggaggagattaAGAATTGGTAAatgaaaagtgaatcaaagcatgagtttaaacctagatctaagaagagagattaacctaaacctaatcctaatcctagagagaagagagagcttctctctctagaaactaattaCAAAGCTCCaactaaactaatggtaactaactTCTAAAGTGATCAATGATCCTaagtcctcctcctcctcccttaatccttcatccttttattcctttcctttagcaatttggcgccaaaatgggttcagaaaaccTCTCAAAATcaccaggcacgtgttgcattaatgaggtcatgtgccttcatcggcgcgtgcgcgcatggtacgcgtgcgcgtccctggtcggttctgcaatgtgcgcgcgagcgccttgtgcgcgtgcgcgtgcatggctgactttgcttctttgacttttttatgcttctctccacttgtatgcttccttccttgcttcctttgatccatgcctagtttcaacctgaggttactagcaaacacatcaaggcatcgtatggaatcaaacagaaactagaattcaccaagacaaggcttaaaaagcatgtttttacacttaagcacaatcatggaagagataacaaaaccatgctaattcttaggctaaatgtgacaaaggttatcaaaatgttctaaattcaaggcaaaacaaaccgtcaaattggggtttgtcagttATACCTGAGGACCTAGGGGAAACAACGGTTGTTTTAATACCCAAAGTAAGTCGGCCGGAAAGCCTCAACCAGCTCAGACCTATTAGCTGTTGTAACTTTGTATATAAGATCGTAACAAGAGTCTTGGTGGGGAGACTAAGAAAAGTGCTTGATCTCATCATTTCCCCAGTCCAGAGCACTTTTGTTAAAGGAAGACTCATACAAGATAATATAGTTATTGTGCATGAAGCTTTTCATAAGCTAAATAGGAAAGGAAGCTTGGGAAGTCAAGATCTAGCCATAAAATTAGATATGAATAAGGCCTACGATAGACTGGAATGGAGCTTCTTGCAAAGGGTCATGGAAGAGTTCGGTTTCAGTAGTGAGTGGGTGAGGTTGGTGATGAGCTACGTGAAAAGTGCTACTTACAgatttaaaataaatgaaaaccTGTCAACCAAGATCTTCCCACAGAGAGGTCTCAGGTAGGGAGATCCTCTATCACCCTACTTATTTATCTTGGCGACCGAAAGCTTCACTGTTCTCATGGAAAAGGCGATGAGTGATAAGCTTATTTCTGGAATTAAACTTGCGCCATCTGCACCGGTTATTACTCATTTGTTATTTGCTGATGACTGTATAATTTTTGCAGGTGCGCAGGAAGAAGAAATTTATCAACTCATTCAGATTCTAAATAAATATACCGAAGCATCAGGCCAGAGAATCAACACTGAGAAGTCTGGACTGATATTTGGTAATCAAGTATCTATTCAAAGGAGGGTTAATATAGAGGAGATCACCGAATGGCATCGTGGGAGGATCCTGGGAGATACCTAGGGTTACCAGCGAGATGGGACAGATCCAAAAATAAAGCCTTGGAATGGATAAAGGAGAAGATACTAGATAAGATGCAAGGATGGAAAGAGAAACTATTAAATCAAGCAGGAAAGGAGGTTTTGATAAAGGCGGTAATACAAGCGATTCCAACCTACACTATGAATGTCATCAAATTCTCCAAGTCTTTTTGCAAAAGCATTGAAGCAACAATTGCGAGGTTCTGGTGGACAAATAATGGAAAGGAAAGGTCCATTCATTGGAAAGGGTGGTCAAATTTGACAAAGTGTAAATTAAATGGAGGATTGGGGTTTAAGAATGTAGAATGCCAAAACATTGCGCACTTGGCGAAACAAGCATGGAGATTACTAAAGGAGGAGGATGCAATTTGGGCTAGGACACTAAAGAACATTTATTATCCAAATTGTAGCCTGTGGGATGCTAAAGAAGAAAGGAACGCGTCATGGATATGGAAGAGCTTGTTGGAAGGAAGAGACTTCCTTAGAAGGAGAGGTAGATGGAGCGTAGGGAGTGGAACAGAGATTGACATTTGAAAAGACAATTGGGTGATGGAAATGGACAAGCTGGGGAGACATGGCGAAGGGCAACCCAGAAGGGTCAGCGAGTTGATAAAAGAGGGTGAGGGTTGGGACGCGAACAGAATTCAGGAGTTATTTCCGGAGAACATAACTGAATTAATTAAAAGAACACCCATCAGTTTGATTAACAAGAAGGATCATTTTGTATGGCCGGATAGATTGGATGGACAATATTCAGTGAATCTGGATACTATTCTGCAAAGGCGGAGAAAGATACAAAGGAGGAGATAAAACTAAGCAAAGCCTCAACAAGTTAGAATTTTAGGGAGGTGTGGGAAACTATTTGGAGATTACCAGTGCCACAAAAGGTAAAGATGTTCTTTTGGAAAGCAGTTCATAGAATATTGCCAGTGAACGTCAATTTGTATCAGCGTAGATGCGCAGTTAAACCATCATGCAGCATATGTCAGGCTGAGAACGAAACAGTTGAACATGCATTACTATTGTGTCCGTGGACTAGGGCAGTTTGGTTCGGTTCTAGCCTTCAAATTGCGCCTACAGCCAATAATGTTTCATCTTTTGAAAAATGGATGATGGATACAGTTTGGAAGATAAAGAGAGGGACAGGGAAGGAACATGACAGAATATTGTGTAATTTGGAAAGTGTTTGTTGGTGCATATGAAAGGCAAGGAATCAACACATTTACCAGCAAATAAGAATCAATCCAAAACAGGTAATTATCAACGCAGAGCAGCTAGCAACTGAATATCACAATACAACAAGGAGTCGCAGCACAGACAACATATCAAGAGCAGATAGGAGTGGTGAAAAGAAGATGATTACCTGGAGGCCCTCGCCACAAAACAAGTTGAAGGCAAATACTGACGCGGCTTTCCATAAGGAATCTGGCACCGCAGCTGCGGCAGTCGTCGTCAGAGATTGGCAGGGAAAGATCATTACTGGAACAACATCAAGGTTCATCACAACTTCAGCAATAGCGGCAGAGGCTCAAGCATATAGAGAGGCACTTATTCTGATTAGGAATTTACAAATGGACAATTGCATAATTGAAACTGACTGTCTACCTTTGGTTCAAGCCATCAAGGCTAGAATGCCCATAGCAGAAGCGGATGCTATCATCAGAGACATTCTCCAGCTGCTGGACGAGGCTCCGGACGTGGGAGCTACCTGGACTCCAAGGGAAGGCAATAATGTAGCTCACCAACTGGCAGCAATGGCAGCAGGGAATGAAATCAAGAGACAGTGGATATTTGATCCTCCTAATCAAATCAGGAACACAATCAGAACAGAAGCTGGATTCGCAATTCTTCAGCACAATCAGCAgattcataaataaataaaaggggtcTCAGGTCCTACAAACCATCAAGGGCACCAATTAGAGAATGGGTTACCTGAGATGGCAGAAACGAAGATTCAGAACAACCAACAAGCTAAAGTGGGGATGCTGCTGAGATCCACCGCGGTGCTCCGGCCAACCTCAGAGAACAACAACCACAAACTCGATTCAGGGAGAGGAGTATACAGAGGGATCGTTGACGGATCCAGAGCTGGGCAATCAATTGCGAGGCAGAGGATTAGCGGCGTGGTGAACACGATCGAAGAAGGAACTTCTTTACGGCGGATCCATTACCAGGGGCATCAACAGCGGCGGTCGGCGATGGGCTACGGTAATGGAGATCCCATGCTGACTACGAAGATATAACATgcataatttattatattaaaaaatataatagtgAGAGCTTAAGGCTGTTTTTTTTGCTTATGGAAAGAAGTAACGTGATACACCATGAAATGGATAGCCTCCAAAATATTGCACTGCTATGGGTCAGAGACAAAATGAAAGTTgcgttttgtatttttttttattttaaaatacacTAAACGTAGCTTACGTTTtgggtttttcattttttttttattttggtttaagGCTAAACGCAAGTTGCGTTTTACTAagtcagaaaaaaaaaatttttgaagctcacaaaacgcaggttgcgttttgtTAGTGTCAGAAATTTTTTCTTAGAAGACCTAAAACGCAGGTTGCATTTTGTacacaaaataatatttaaatccaCAAGTTTGCCTATAAATACGAAATCCAGTTTCATTCATTTTCACTTCTTCTCTTgctctttcttgcataaagtccTTAGTGAGGTATTTTTCGGCAGATAACTGTGTCAAAAAAATAGAGTTAGTTAAGGCTGAAGTTACGAAAGGTGTTGCAAACTTGCGAGTATATTATAACGGTGAGGTTATAACAAACACACATGAAGgagtgacttttgtttgtgaatATCCGTTGTCATTTGTCATTCCATGTACCATGAGTTTTGTCGAGTTGCAAAATGGTCTTTGTAATAACATTCAAAGCCACATTTTGAAAAGGGTGAACAATCTTTTATACAGAAGTCCTGTACAATTTTTTGGTGGGCTaatacagtttcaaataatgcCCATCACTGACGATGCTAGTATGCAGCAGATGTTGtatatttatcaacaaacccgatctcacgtgccgatgatagagctgtacgttgagtttgaacaGCAGTCGGGAATGAGTATGGTCGACGACGAGATCAATGTTGATGAGCTTggggatatagattgggaagaagataatAATGACAGCAAAGAGGAATTCGAAGCTAACTATGAAGTCGATGACAAAATCGATGACGGAGACTTGGCAGGCAATCCAGCGGTGCAAGATGAAGCGAATGCCATTGTAAGCCAACACCCGTTTGGGGTTCCATCTTTTATGCAGACTATAGATCTCGAAGCCATGCATGCCCCAGAATTTCCTGAGTATGCGAATACGGGTATATTATGATTATTAACTCAAGTTTCCTGTAGTGCTTAAATTATTTGCCTGGTTTGACTGATGGCGGTGCGCATGTCGTAGGTGAAGGCAACGTTGTGGCAGAAGATGGCGAGTTTAGTGTCGGAATGGAATTTGGTTCGAGAGAGTCGgtgatatctgcaatcaaaagctacaccatctctagaggagttgattacactgTGTATGAGTATGAGCCGCAGACATTCTATGCGAAATGCAAGGGGTATGGTGCAGGGTGTGACTGACTTATCCGAGCTAGCTTGATTCGAAAAAAAGCTTGTTGGGAGATCAGGAGATACAATAGCAAGCACACGTATACCGTGGACacgatttcacaagatcatgccaagttggactcAGACACAATTGCAGATGTCATTAGGCCGTTGGTCCAGACCCCTCGATAAAGGTGAAGTCTGTTATTGCAGAAGTTCAAGGAAGGTTCAACTACACTCCgtaaggcttggttggcaaagcagaaagctgtCGCAAAAATTTTCGGTGATTAAAAAGTTTCTTACCAGACTCTGTTAGTATGGTTGAAAGCAATGACAATAAAGATGCCAAGGTCTCGTGTTCAAATTAAAACGCTCCTTGTTTACCGTGAGAGTGAAGAGGTTCAAGGTGTAAGAGTTCTGGTAATAATACGGTTACTAATCCTAATAATactagttataataataacaataacaacattattattattattatctaataataataataataataataatattagttataataataattgatcatatcattaaaaaaaattacttacccATTGAGAATGATCCAAGTACTCAATAATGTGTTCTTCAGGTTTAGTAAAATCACGAACCATTTttgattttataatatttaaccaaaattttctattcttcttcttcctcacaaAATTTCAGCAGAACCTTGCAACTTAAAACCCCAGCAACCCTTTCACCTCTTCTATCTTTGCTTCATGCGTTTTGCTTTCAGTTTCGATTTTATAGACTCCATCATCACCCTCTTCAAACACGTGGCGTTCATGCAACTTGGGAGCCTGCCAAACGCAACTTGCGTTTTGCTCCTGATTGCTGCCAAACGCAACTTGCGTTTTGGGAGTCCAAGTGGTCATCACGTTCAGTCATTGCCTGCATGCAGGGAGCATGACGGACACGTTTCGAGGCTTGAACTTCCTCCTTGCCAAAACACATGTTGCGTTTTGGAGCCTATAGCAGTTCTGCCATTTTCAAGTGTACTCAGGTGTACTCAAAATGTAACCTGCATTTTGCAGGTTACTGAGATTTGCAGATCTACATTTGTGGATTACACTCCATGCAACAATATATGAGAACAACACCATTTTGTCTTCCATTCTTTAAATAATTTCCGAGAGCTTAAATATCGCCTATAGCAGTTTCAAGTGTACTCAGGTGTACTCAAAATGTAACCTGCATTTTGCAGGTTACTGAGATTTGCAGATCTACATTTGTGGATTACACTCCATGCAACAATATATGAGAACAACACCATTTTGTCTTCCATTCTTTCCATTCTTTANNNNNNNNNNNNNNNNNNNNNNNNNNNNNNNNNNNNNNNNNNNNNNNNNNNNNNNNNNNNNNNNNNNNNNNNNNNNNNNNNNNNNNNNNNNNNNNNNNNNNNNNNNNNNNNNNNNNNNNNNNNNNNNNNNNNNNNNNNNNNNNNNNNNNNNNNNNNNNNNNNNNNNNNNNNNNNNNNNNNNNNNNNNNNNNNNNNNNNNNNNNNNNNNNNNNNNNNNNNNNNNNNNNNNNNNNNNNNNNNNNNNNNNNNNNNNNNNNNNNNNNNNNNNNNNNNNNNNNNNNNNNNNNNNNNNNNNNNNNNNNNNNNNNNNNNNNNNNNNNNNNNNNNNNNNNNNNNNNNNNNNNNNNNNNNNNNNNNNNNNNNNNNNNNNNNNNNNNNNNNNNNNNNNNNNNNNNNNNNNNNNNNNNNNNNNNNNNNNNNNNNNNNNNNNNNNNNNNNNNNNNNNNNNNNNNNNNNNNNNNNNNNNNNNNNNNNNNNNNNNNNNNNNNNNNNNNNNNNNNNNNNNNNNNNNNNNNNNNNNNNNNNNNNNNNNNNNNNNNNNNNNNNNNNNNNNNNNNNNNNNNNNNNNNNNNNNNNNNNNNNNNNNNNNNNNNNNNNNNNNNNNNNNNNNNNNNNNNNNNNNNNNNNNNNNNNNNNNNNNNNNNNNNNNNNNNNNNNNNNNNNNNNNNNNNNNNNNNNNNNNNNNNNNNNNNNNNNNNNNNNNNNNNNNNNNNNNNNNNNNNNNNNNNNNNNNNNNNNNNNNNNNNNNNNNNNNNNNNNNNNNNNNNNNNNNNNNNNNNNNNNNNNNNNNNNNNNNNNNNNNNNNNNNNNNNNNNNNNNNNNNNNNNNNNNNNNNNNNNNNNNNNNNNNNNNNNNNNNNNNNNNNNNNNNNNNNNNNNNNNNNNNNNNNNNNNNNNNNNNNNNNNNNNNNNNNNNNNNNNNNNNNNNNNNNNNNNNNNNNNNNNNNNNNNNNNNNNNNNNNNNNNNNNNNNNNNNNNNNNNNNNNNNNNNNNNNNNNNNNNNNNNNNNNNNNN from Arachis ipaensis cultivar K30076 chromosome B02, Araip1.1, whole genome shotgun sequence harbors:
- the LOC107627820 gene encoding uncharacterized protein LOC107627820, giving the protein MNKAYDRLEWSFLQRVMEEFGFSSEWVRLVMSYVKSATYRFKINENLSTKIFPQRGAQEEEIYQLIQILNKYTEASGQRINTEKSGLIFGNQRRCAVKPSCSICQAENETVEHALLLCPWTRAVWFGSSLQIAPTANNVSSFEKWMMDTARNQHIYQQIRINPKQVIINAEQLATEYHNTTRSRSTDNISRADRSGEKKMITWRPSPQNKLKANTDAAFHKESGTAAAAVVVRDWQGKIITGTTSRFITTSAIAAEAQAYREALILIRNLQMDNCIIETDCLPLVQAIKARMPIAEADAIIRDILQLLDEAPDVGATWTPREGNNVAHQLAAMAAGNEIKRQWIFDPPNQIRNTIRTEAGFAILQHNQQIHK